The Vanessa tameamea isolate UH-Manoa-2023 chromosome 27, ilVanTame1 primary haplotype, whole genome shotgun sequence DNA window tataattattcttaaaaaataaatgtgattgccaattttataattttcttttatgagTGTATttgatagttatttatttatggaaatataagttgtgcttattattattaaaaacaccaACTCACCTGATCTTCGTGATAACTTCCAACGCTTCTAGAATGCTTATGTCTCTTGACGTTCACCGTCTTCTGTGGTGTGTGACTATCGACAGATtcctgttattattaaaattacattaatctcttattttttcataataatgtatttactttaatcattgactaatttataatgtaaaataataaacagctTTAATAATACCAACTAACTAATGTGGCCCAAAAGTTTTTGCCTACCCGAACCATGTTTTTCAGTTGTATTCGGTTCCCGTGGAACCCTAATTCTTTTATGAAGTATGAAAGTACCCTAAATTGCTCCCAACAATAACTATCAGTGAAAATCTTgtcaaaatcggttcaaccGTTTCGTAGATTAACCGGTacaaacagacaggcagacgAAACAACGATTGCGTTTTGTTCGAGTGTCATGTATTCATAGACAATAACattactacaattttatttattgatataattgtaCAAAGTCAACGATGGTGATTATATCTTCCCGACCGATTTCGGACCCGGTGACCAATCAGAAGGAAGAATAGCGAACTGCGCTGAACATACTATGGCACATAAGTGTGTGCTCAAACACAGCCACACCCCCTATTCCCTGACTCTCGTAATCCGATTGGACGGCAGTTCCGACACGAAGGAaatgagttcaggcgcaggaccaacggctttacgtgcgcACCGAGGCACGGGAGCGTACACACTTGCAACTTCTGAACTCCGAAAACCAAAGCTCAAATTAATCTAATTTACTTACTCGACATTTTATTCAATAGGTAATTAACGAAATCTAATcgttatttttatcgttataaagtttaaattagcttatttaaataatgcacTTAATTGCATGAGATATACCTTAAATCTATTGAATTGCCTATATTTCCTCTCAGATGGCACCAGACTTCGTAGTGACTGCGTCCTTGGACAGAGACTGTCAGCTAGCCAGCGATATGTACCGAATAACTTCGATGTATCCGTTCTgtaaaaagtaactttttaaaaaacgaGAGGTGACGTGTAGCACCTGgtcggaacgaagttgcttcCTCTCTTCCTCATTTATTAACAggaacaatgaaataaattaacaacctttacattacattacattaacagcctgtaaatttcccactactgggctaaggccgcctctccctttgaggagaaggattgAAGCacattccatcacgctgctccaatgcgggttagtggatacacatgtggcagaatttcgttgaatttagacacatgcaggtttccttacgatgttttccttcaccgccgagcacgagatgaattataaacacaaactaagcacatgaaaattcagtgtgaacccgaaatcatcggttaagatgcacgcgttctaaccactggaccatctcggctaacaacgtttaagaataattaaatgacaaaaaatatgaaataaatgtaacgAATGACAttactaggtggtagggcttcgtgcaaactCGTCTGGGTACCTACCACCGAGTAGTCAAATtatctaccggcaaacagctatacttagtatttttgcgttccggtttaaaaggtgagcgagccagtgcaAGTACTCggacaaaggacataacatcttagctcaaaAGTTGtaagcaattattaatatttcttacagcgccaatgtctatgggcggtggtgaccgcttaccatcagtgGCTcgtttgcccgtccgcctacataACATAAGAATAACAAGTCTCGCTAAAAAGGCCGCAGAACAttctatgaatataataaaatcgaatactATTTCCAATGATGTAAACTAATTCAAACATGGATCCTTAACACGAACTGGatgaataaatatctatatttccAACacctattgaatattatatgatattcactgtgtagtttcggaaaaaaaacGACGTTTTGAACGTTGACGAATACGTTAACGaaaatttggaagtaaaattaatttggatATAATTGATcagtgatattataaataaagacacagTAACCAAGAATTGTTATTGTTTGACAATATAGTTGAGCTTTCAGCATATAAatctatggtttttttttttctttatttgagtATTGAGgaccaattttttttcaaataaatataagtcaGATAAACTTACAGGTTACTCGGCGTGGTCAACAAACGCTGTAAGTTAGACAGCGTCGGCCTCATGTCGTGCACCGTCAACCCGCGACCCCAGAGCAGCTGGGCAATGCATTTGTTCAGGAGAAACATCGCGTAACGAAACAGAGTTATATCACCGCCCCTTGCGAACAATGGTATACTGGAAAGggttcaatattatttcaatttaaaatcagcctgtatattatttacttgtaaagAAAACATGctgtataatgtattaatatgtGTGTCATAACAAATCAGTATAGTGATTGTTCAATTTAGTTAGAGTTGGTAAAATATTAAGCCTATTTCTTGGAAACATTAGGTTTTTAAGCAATTTCGACATACGATTCGATTTGGTACTAGACGTGAACCCGTTGGTATATCCCTTTGGATAACCGCTGTAATAGCTGTCTTTAGCCACAAGCAGAAGCCTAAATTGAGACCCCCATAtttctttaacttttaaaaataacgagAATCTatccaaaatcaaaacatttttaattcaagaaGGCCCATAAAAGCAcacttgaatcgtcatgttacagggTCGATTTGTATGTAAAGGTGCTTCACTGTACTGTACTTATACGGTATTTTCATCTTAAGTCTCACCCTCCTAGGAGATGAATTACGAAAAATCTCTTAGCGCTCATCTAGGTGTCATAAAGAattcctgtgcaaaatttcaaaCTGTTAGACCCATGATTTTGGCTGTCTAAGCAGTTATGTGCCCATAAAATCATATCGGTATCTAATTCCTTCAACGCTgaacacgaaataaattataaacacaaattaggcagaTAAAAATTCAATGGAGCTTGGATTAGGATTTAGGGGCCGTCGCGGCTGACCTTTgcttaagtaataaaaaaagttaaaacaaaatacttacttTGGATCCGGTAAATCCGGTGTGATGTCTAATATCTTACTCGCTGAACCGAGTAACGTGATCTTGTAGCGTAGAGGTTGATTCAATATGGCCGCTGTTAGTGATGTCGCTTGAGCTACAAAACCGGCTGCGACAGAATCTGTGACCGGATTCGAAGCTCGAGGGTTCTCATCACCACATATCGGTAGTGGCACGTCACATATCGACCAATTTGTTGCGTCttgctgtaaaaataaaaaataaaattgtctgtAAAGTCGATTTACGGGCGATAATTTTGCGAtgaaatacgtttaatattCGATTTAACCGAAAATCGATTCAAATGCCAAACGTTCGGtgtaagaaaaaagtaaaataaaacacctAAATTAATGGATTTCATTATATGTATCATAACTGTAAACTAAAACTAGGCCTTTATATACTTATCCTTCTTTTTCTTCATATATTCAACTTACTATGTGATctcgaaaaataaattacttgccCAGACTAAACAACAGATCAGCTGTTACGAGTTTGTATGGAGAagcgaaatttaataaaaaataagaaaaatatttaatttttaaacacacTGTAACTTAAGATTTACTTGTACTTCAAAACCGGCAAAAGTTCggctgatttttttattttcacctaATGGTCATTCGGCCCATCTCTAGTGATAACGTACTGCTCGGAGTGGAAAAGAGATAGATGCATAGAGATGCGTCACAAGCCGAACGCTTAGGCCGATCGTGCCTCTCTATCGCTCGATCCGCGCTCTCGCTCGCACGCCCGGCTCAGGCGGAACGTGACAATGAGTCATGCTTTTCCGTGCGTGCAGCCGCCGTTCATCGATTTATAAGACGTTATCACGTCATAACATGCACTTTATATAAGTAGGTCCGACTTCGCCCTCGATATAAAGTTtctttttctcgctggaaaaatgcATCATGCGTTTCCCCCGCCTGAAGTGTGacggtatgtgggactcgccggtgcccaggacgcctAATGCGCCTtcgtacaccggaatacccgcAAAAAagcagcggtaccctctccgtctcttgGGGGGGGAGGGCACCACGGGTTCGCTTTCGCATGTTACTGTGGCACCATGgaataatgttgtttacatttttagaatacatacaaacaaatctcaatcatttataatattatttattcatcaaaaCCGTATAGGTAAAATATAGATTAgacatttatcttttaattctAACTAACTAGCTCTTATTGCTctataattacacaattaaacaACAccatcattttttaagatatgttTCGTGAGTGAAGAAAATATCTTCATAACAAATCAAACGTAAAATATGTTAGGCTAGTATCGCCCGCGACTTTAGCTGAATAGTTAAGAcgttaaatcataacaaacaaactcgatttcgcatttataattttattatgatgcaaaatttaaaattaaatctagatGACCTGCTTGAATAAATTGTatctaaatatagtttttatcgtCTCTATATTGTATAGGTTATCCAGTTCGAACTTGTCGTAACTAGAATAACCGGATTGAAGTTGTTCTAATGTGAACAACTCACTAGAAAgcttgacataaaaataaacaccaataaaatattcgaatatgTATAATCTAAAGACTGCATATTTAGTGAGGCGCggcaaaaataattgaaatgaattactaaatataaaacataagtttATCTCGCCGTCTGTAAcagataaactcaaaaactaccaaacagatatttataaggttttcactaatggacggagtgattcataAGAAAGGGTTGTGTAAGTTGTCTGAAACGTAATGATGATATTTCAAGTTGTCGGCAAAATTATGCCGACCAATAGAAATGTTTATCATGATATAAAGGTTTTATGACATGTGCACTGTGCAGCCTGTACATTTCTCACTggtaggctaaggcctcctctcccttcgaggagaaggttaggagttTGGTGTTGGTGACAAATtcaagttttctcacgatgttctccttcatcgccgagcacgagatgaattataaactcaaactaagcacgtgaaaattcagtggttcttgcctgggattgaacccgcaatcatcggttaagatgtacgcgttctaacgactgggccatctcggctcttaaatatAGCTAGTGCATAATAACAGAAAGATACACCCTAACAAATCTTTAGAGATCTgtgaattaaaaactatataagctattgttacaaatattttgtaatgtgtGACTTATAAcactgatttttttatactgtaaaGCAGAACACCGATACACAATAAAGTAAAGCAATTATCAGTAACTTTCCCACTATTGGGCTAAGATCTCCAAGCCATTTCAAGGTTTGAaacttactccaccacgctgctcaatgGGGGTTTGTGGCACACGAGGCAGAATCTCATCCaccatgcagatttcctcacgatgtttgccttcacCGCTAACAACGATATGAACTATGAACACAAATCAGGCTCAAAGCAAAGTACCAACGCTTAAGATTCAATACACAGTATTGAagtacataagaaaaaaaaatgttgagttCGTTGTCTGGACAAAAATAATTGCttgcatatattaataatactagccGTGATTACATTACGACtttattacgataaaacaaTAACCGCAacggttttaatatattcttaatacgTTTTAGAATTGTAACACTTCTTCAGGCATTGTTGACCTTTCGTCTCGGTAGCACGCGAAAGTGACCCCGCGGCACCCGCCGAAAAGTTGGAGAGGGTActgctggtttttagtgggtattccggtgtataCCTCCTCCCCCTCACTTCACGTTTCATCCGCCTGATCGATTCCGATCAAGTCTGTATTTACAAGGGAGACAAACAAAGTGCACTGtatattcattttcttttaaaatccgACTTGACCGGAGAGTTACAAACGTAGACCAACAATAAGTGCTTTCCGAAGCACGGAAGTGTAAACATTGTCAAACTTACAAACTCCGAAATACTAAAGAGAATAACTTGTATTAGACCGTCCTGGGGATGGAATCCAGGAGCCATGGATCTGCAGCAGCAAAAAGCGTAATTAACTTATCCTCACCTGATCTATATAGAAGATTCTAGACAGTTGCATCAGTAAATCACTTCTGTAGCTCGCTAAAGCTGCGTGAGATCTCGCTGCAAGCTCCCTTAGTGCATAACACGACTCTCTTGTCTCTTTCAACGCTTCAGTACGACGAGAAAGCGTGTGATAATTTTGCATCAATTCTGAACCTGGGAATGAAAAAGGACTTAATAAcgaattggaaaaaaaaataagtttgagAAAGCCATTTATCATCACGAGGTTAATATGCCATTTaacatttatcaataaacaacaataatctttttatttatgtaattaataaaaatccggctcgaaggactaAACCTTACCGACATCTTGATTCTCTTCAAACAACTTCGCATGTCTCTCTTTCAATCGTCTAATATTTGCTAATTTGCTATCTCTCTCATCCGAAAGTATAAGtcttttgaaatgtaatatttctaattGTTTCGTAAGTCTAACGTGTTCTGCTCTTTGATATGGAGAAGGCTtagactgaaaataaaaattaaatgtttaattaatatactaagATTTTTAATGAATAGCTAAATAatctttctaaaatataatcaaatacttgaatatatttttatagtgactgtttttttttcaaaatgaatataataaaaaattttgtattttttttttgttgatttttttttgggttttcttaattcttatattagtcatctcacgcataCTTAGACATGTCGTAATTCGAATGTCACTCATACTAATCAGAGGTGAGTGGATAGATCTATACCAAGCGGATGATacacgaaaatattaaatttgcctTTGCCGCAAACAACCCGATTACATTAAGaggacaattatattttaaggatacttataaaacatttaaaattaccttATAGGACAAAAGATCGTTTAATTTTAACGTCAATCGCGGACCGTTTGATACTGgtgttttttcttcttttattttaccatttttaacGGTCAAATCACTTTGAGAAGAGGATTTTTCCTTTAAACCTTCACTTTCGTCAGGCGAAAACAAATTCCTCTGAGACCTACTTTTACCCTtaagttttaattcaaaatcCGATGTCCAAGTCTCACTTAAAGCTGATTTCTTATATATCCGTTCCTTTATTTCCTGGACCGCTTCTTGTCGCTTCTTTATAGAATACTGAAGCAAATGAAGATTTTGCAATTTCGTTGCATTGTAACTTGGCCTAATTTCCGATTTGAGGAAACTCAGCGCCAGATACCTATATTTTGGCACTCCATCAGATTCATTGCGTAAGTCGTAACTTTCAGCCGTTTCGCTCAAGTCTACTTTACTCGACAGCTCCTCTTGGGAAGCTGATTTATCACAGTTAAGATCACTGTTTGTAAATTCTCTAACATCTATGTTATCAGGAGAATGTTCATATATATGGTTGGGATCTACATTTTTCCTTTCAGTACTTTTTTCCCTTTTACTCTCTCTATGATTTAAAGACATATTCAAACTTGACGAAGATCTTAGAGTaggaaaattttgtttaaaacctCTTTCGACTGGACTGTGACTTTTCGAATATTCTTTATCGGATATCTTTGAAAATTTACCCGGAGAAAGCGATCtagattcatttataattttgtgacTTTGTAAAACTTTTGATTCCAAAGTAATCTTCGATACATTCGTCTTGGTCGATGAGTCCGACGAGAGAGACCCTTGTTCTAATTCATTTTCGGGCGGTATTACGTCCAATTTCAAACTTTTATACGAACAAAAGTATCCACCGTGCATTTGGAATACCAGAGTGTTGCTTTTGAAGCAATCCGAGGTAAAGTTTAAAGCTAAATTAGCCCCTATATATCGGAGACCACTAAAATATACACCCCACGTTTGAATGATAGTGTCCTGCACTTGTTCGCATTTCTCGTCCTCATCTTTACATGGAGGCATGAGAATATGACACCATATCCGTATAACTACGTTTGTTGATGACATACGCTGTGTTATTTCTGAAAGATAAAAAAGTACATCCTAATTATTATACATCGTCTACACTAGTAAGggatacaaattaataaaatttacatgtttTTGGATGCAATCTGGTCTAACCACACTAATTTTTCGTCTAAATCATAAAAAGACAACAGagaactttttctatataaatatcgcAATAGACATGGTATTGATATCATTATATATCCtcaaaaaaaagttaacaagtCGAAAGCAATGACAAATTCAGCCttctaaaaaagtttttttttttcttaatttacttttaaatatcggGTCGAGTaagactttttaattaattaatttattaataaatcagatgtttattttataaatgttaaaccACCGTGTGTGATCATTTTGCATCAATTTGCTGTTTTCCGTACCCCCCTCGGGTCTGaactgattattattacataataattgaaAGTATCGCGATTAAAGACACAGATCTCAGACAAATCGATATAAACGGTAGAATATCGGCGACAATATTAGCGAGAACTAATAGAGTTGACCTCCTATTGGTCACTTTACCCTGTAGGTCACTGACCTTTACTTAAAAAATCCTAATATCGATAAGTTTAAAGATCGCATCAAGAATATACCTATACCAGGCATATTTGTTCCGTAATT harbors:
- the LOC113392070 gene encoding uncharacterized protein LOC113392070 isoform X1, with protein sequence MFGRPRCREWTPLTTQQLRLRSLIQIVGYNIRPPERCTHQCSYYLTLHHTTMSAPFYTSERICSPHPKWKEIDSEITQRMSSTNVVIRIWCHILMPPCKDEDEKCEQVQDTIIQTWGVYFSGLRYIGANLALNFTSDCFKSNTLVFQMHGGYFCSYKSLKLDVIPPENELEQGSLSSDSSTKTNVSKITLESKVLQSHKIINESRSLSPGKFSKISDKEYSKSHSPVERGFKQNFPTLRSSSSLNMSLNHRESKREKSTERKNVDPNHIYEHSPDNIDVREFTNSDLNCDKSASQEELSSKVDLSETAESYDLRNESDGVPKYRYLALSFLKSEIRPSYNATKLQNLHLLQYSIKKRQEAVQEIKERIYKKSALSETWTSDFELKLKGKSRSQRNLFSPDESEGLKEKSSSQSDLTVKNGKIKEEKTPVSNGPRLTLKLNDLLSYKSKPSPYQRAEHVRLTKQLEILHFKRLILSDERDSKLANIRRLKERHAKLFEENQDVGSELMQNYHTLSRRTEALKETRESCYALRELAARSHAALASYRSDLLMQLSRIFYIDQQDATNWSICDVPLPICGDENPRASNPVTDSVAAGFVAQATSLTAAILNQPLRYKITLLGSASKILDITPDLPDPNIPLFARGGDITLFRYAMFLLNKCIAQLLWGRGLTVHDMRPTLSNLQRLLTTPSNLTDTSKLFGTYRWLADSLCPRTQSLRSLVPSERKYRQFNRFKESVDSHTPQKTVNVKRHKHSRSVGSYHEDQDLSLNDSTMSIMGSESNIYNMKLTKSECSQSLKPHNSDSEIAKLTVQLTENKVQFTLGDDDTVDEKLVRISSNNDDEVTCTTCLDENVKRICSEITDFCSNSSRKSYDFPKNEIDIAKYMERKVSVEIEDVDVSCDTCGHNKSGVCDIACANNVRDVIVIPSAEAILDTGPSLNLEEEQNG
- the LOC113392070 gene encoding uncharacterized protein LOC113392070 isoform X2, whose product is MFGRPRCREWTPLTTQQLRLRSLIQIVGYNIRPPERCTHQCSYYLTLHHTTMSAPFYTSERICSPHPKWKEIDSEITQRMSSTNVVIRIWCHILMPPCKDEDEKCEQVQDTIIQTWGVYFSGLRYIGANLALNFTSDCFKSNTLVFQMHGGYFCSYKSLKLDVIPPENELEQGSLSSDSSTKTNVSKITLESKVLQSHKIINESRSLSPGKFSKISDKEYSKSHSPVERGFKQNFPTLRSSSSLNMSLNHRESKREKSTERKNVDPNHIYEHSPDNIDVREFTNSDLNCDKSASQEELSSKVDLSETAESYDLRNESDGVPKYRYLALSFLKSEIRPSYNATKLQNLHLLQYSIKKRQEAVQEIKERIYKKSALSETWTSDFELKLKGKSRSQRNLFSPDESEGLKEKSSSQSDLTVKNGKIKEEKTPVSNGPRLTLKLNDLLSYKSKPSPYQRAEHVRLTKQLEILHFKRLILSDERDSKLANIRRLKERHAKLFEENQDVGSELMQNYHTLSRRTEALKETRESCYALRELAARSHAALASYRSDLLMQLSRIFYIDQQDATNWSICDVPLPICGDENPRASNPVTDSVAAGFVAQATSLTAAILNQPLRYKITLLGSASKILDITPDLPDPKTDTSKLFGTYRWLADSLCPRTQSLRSLVPSERKYRQFNRFKESVDSHTPQKTVNVKRHKHSRSVGSYHEDQDLSLNDSTMSIMGSESNIYNMKLTKSECSQSLKPHNSDSEIAKLTVQLTENKVQFTLGDDDTVDEKLVRISSNNDDEVTCTTCLDENVKRICSEITDFCSNSSRKSYDFPKNEIDIAKYMERKVSVEIEDVDVSCDTCGHNKSGVCDIACANNVRDVIVIPSAEAILDTGPSLNLEEEQNG